In the Oncorhynchus keta strain PuntledgeMale-10-30-2019 chromosome 29, Oket_V2, whole genome shotgun sequence genome, one interval contains:
- the LOC118361864 gene encoding zinc finger protein 213-like isoform X9 codes for MANCMVFHTQLASIMEVLANSAVAEICKLVDDDYAVFRLEITQSQKENRSLRRKLQLLEMKVARDRAERTMRERVLASRPSSDKSLDRYRGMARGEGHLTGGHKSFVKPAEHNACRDDQPIAVDEGSGSSTQHVIVIESAEAAGPGVKQEKTEGEENSRHSRDIQTGTAAGVALPVATEDLTTSVAPQVRTRHSIMEVSGTPNAILKSATDTETLTVTHRLLRTGSDHRSDPERLGLGPLGCPPAPGSEYLPVFYQSQRMVHSCGDGDTLDTGSNDLSCSYTTEMGPGNISLGSETQTDLSSGDWNQYSSSVYSEGCLDKKGEVIVVDEVTVKVEGDTPLTWNVDETPSGEGHSQGRDFLDYRESLETNPNVTTHSPCSQKVEIHQRVHTGVKSFSCTQCHMRFAQAGDLKRHQRVHTGVKPFSCTQCHMSFAQAGNLKRHQRVHTGEKPYSCPQCEKRFSRQHQLKMHLKVHTGERPFACTHCSKSFSERSYLRIHQQKNHSTL; via the exons atggctaactgtatggtttttcacactcaattagcctccatcatggaggtGCTAGCGAATTCAGCCGTTGCAGAgatctgtaaactcgtagacgacgactatgcagtgtttcgtttggaaataactcaaagccagaaagaaaacaggtCATTGCGGAGAAAACTGCAGCTACTGGAAATGAAGGTGGCACGGGATCGCGCAGAGAGGACAATGCGAGAGCGCGTTCTCGCCAGTCGTCCCAGTAGTGACAAATCCCTCGACCGATACAGAGGAATGGCAAGAG GTGAAGGACATCTCACTGGAGGCCACAAGAGTTTTGTGAAGCCAGCGGAACACAACGCGTGTAGAGATGACCAACCCATAGCTGTAGATGAGGGGAGTGGATCCTCAACCCAGCATGTTATCGTGATAGAG TCAGCAGAGGCTGCAGGACCTGGGGTCAAGCAGGAGAAgactgaaggagaggagaactCAAGACACAGCAGAGACATCCAGACTGGCACAGCAGCAGGAGTGGCGCTCCCTGTAGCCACGGAGGACCTCACCACCTCCGTCGCACCGCAGGTCAGGACCCGACACAGCATCATGGAGGTCAGTGGAACGCCGAACGCCATCCTCAAGTCAGCGACAGACACAGAGACTTTAACTGTAACACACAGGCTCTTACGCACAGGATCTGACCACAGATCAGACCCAgagagactggggctggggccaCTGGGTTGTCCTCCTGCTCCTGGCTCAGAATACCTACCAGTATTTTACCAGAGCCAGAGAATGGTTCATTCTTGTGGAGATGGTGACACATTAGACACTGGCAGTAATGATCTGTCTTGTTCTTACACAACAGAGATGGGCCCTGGCAACATATCCTTGGGTTCAGAGACACAGACTGATCTGTCTAGTGGGGACTGGAACCAGTACAGTAGTAGCGTATACTCTGAAGGGTGCCTAGATAAGAAAGGGGAGGTTATAGTCGTAGATGAGGTGACTGTGAAAGTGGAGGGCGACACTCCTCTGACATGGAATGTAGACGAGACTCCCTCAGGAGAAGGACACTCACAAGGTAGAGATTTCTTAGATTATAGGGAAAGCTTAGAGACAAATCCAAATGTCACAACCCACTCCCCTTGCTCCCAgaaggtggagatccaccagagggtccacacaggggtgaAATCCTTCAGTtgtacccagtgtcacatgcgcTTCGCCCAGGCTGgtgacctgaagaggcaccagagggtccacacaggggtgaaacccttcagctgtacccagtgtcacatgAGCTTTGCCCAGGCTGGCAACCtaaagaggcaccagagggtccacaccggggagaaaccctacagctgccCCCAGTGTGAGAAAAGGTTCTCACGCCAGCACCAGCTGAAGatgcacctgaaggtccacacgGGAGAAAGGCCATTTGCTTGTACGCATTGTAGTAAGAGTTTTTCAGAGAGGAGctacctcaggatacaccagcagaaaaaccATTCTACTCTATAG
- the LOC118361864 gene encoding zinc finger protein 213-like isoform X13, with the protein MEVLANSAVAEICKLVDDDYAVFRLEITQSQKENRSLRRKLQLLEMKVARDRAERTMRERVLASRPSSDKSLDRYRGMARGEGHLTGGHKSFVKPAEHNACRDDQPIAVDEGSGSSTQHVIVIESAEAAGPGVKQEKTEGEENSRHSRDIQTGTAAGVALPVATEDLTTSVAPQVRTRHSIMEVSGTPNAILKSATDTETLTVTHRLLRTGSDHRSDPERLGLGPLGCPPAPGSEYLPVFYQSQRMVHSCGDGDTLDTGSNDLSCSYTTEMGPGNISLGSETQTDLSSGDWNQYSSSVYSEGCLDKKGEVIVVDEVTVKVEGDTPLTWNVDETPSGEGHSQGRDFLDYRESLETNPNVTTHSPCSQKVEIHQRVHTGVKSFSCTQCHMRFAQAGDLKRHQRVHTGVKPFSCTQCHMSFAQAGNLKRHQRVHTGEKPYSCPQCEKRFSRQHQLKMHLKVHTGERPFACTHCSKSFSERSYLRIHQQKNHSTL; encoded by the exons atggaggtGCTAGCGAATTCAGCCGTTGCAGAgatctgtaaactcgtagacgacgactatgcagtgtttcgtttggaaataactcaaagccagaaagaaaacaggtCATTGCGGAGAAAACTGCAGCTACTGGAAATGAAGGTGGCACGGGATCGCGCAGAGAGGACAATGCGAGAGCGCGTTCTCGCCAGTCGTCCCAGTAGTGACAAATCCCTCGACCGATACAGAGGAATGGCAAGAG GTGAAGGACATCTCACTGGAGGCCACAAGAGTTTTGTGAAGCCAGCGGAACACAACGCGTGTAGAGATGACCAACCCATAGCTGTAGATGAGGGGAGTGGATCCTCAACCCAGCATGTTATCGTGATAGAG TCAGCAGAGGCTGCAGGACCTGGGGTCAAGCAGGAGAAgactgaaggagaggagaactCAAGACACAGCAGAGACATCCAGACTGGCACAGCAGCAGGAGTGGCGCTCCCTGTAGCCACGGAGGACCTCACCACCTCCGTCGCACCGCAGGTCAGGACCCGACACAGCATCATGGAGGTCAGTGGAACGCCGAACGCCATCCTCAAGTCAGCGACAGACACAGAGACTTTAACTGTAACACACAGGCTCTTACGCACAGGATCTGACCACAGATCAGACCCAgagagactggggctggggccaCTGGGTTGTCCTCCTGCTCCTGGCTCAGAATACCTACCAGTATTTTACCAGAGCCAGAGAATGGTTCATTCTTGTGGAGATGGTGACACATTAGACACTGGCAGTAATGATCTGTCTTGTTCTTACACAACAGAGATGGGCCCTGGCAACATATCCTTGGGTTCAGAGACACAGACTGATCTGTCTAGTGGGGACTGGAACCAGTACAGTAGTAGCGTATACTCTGAAGGGTGCCTAGATAAGAAAGGGGAGGTTATAGTCGTAGATGAGGTGACTGTGAAAGTGGAGGGCGACACTCCTCTGACATGGAATGTAGACGAGACTCCCTCAGGAGAAGGACACTCACAAGGTAGAGATTTCTTAGATTATAGGGAAAGCTTAGAGACAAATCCAAATGTCACAACCCACTCCCCTTGCTCCCAgaaggtggagatccaccagagggtccacacaggggtgaAATCCTTCAGTtgtacccagtgtcacatgcgcTTCGCCCAGGCTGgtgacctgaagaggcaccagagggtccacacaggggtgaaacccttcagctgtacccagtgtcacatgAGCTTTGCCCAGGCTGGCAACCtaaagaggcaccagagggtccacaccggggagaaaccctacagctgccCCCAGTGTGAGAAAAGGTTCTCACGCCAGCACCAGCTGAAGatgcacctgaaggtccacacgGGAGAAAGGCCATTTGCTTGTACGCATTGTAGTAAGAGTTTTTCAGAGAGGAGctacctcaggatacaccagcagaaaaaccATTCTACTCTATAG